From Flavobacterium sp. 102, a single genomic window includes:
- a CDS encoding Crp/Fnr family transcriptional regulator: MSLILQNISKHISLTPEEELLFLSKTETKHFKAKTILQHAGQVCKEGYFVNSGLLRSFNINDNIVEHVLSFACEDWWISDMYSLLSQKPGNLFIEVLEDAEVVVLTKENQEQLYLEIPKLERFFRILIENSLVANQERLMDNLSLTAEERFDKFCKKYPTLIQKVPQKQIASFIGVTPEFFSKMKARMLKK, translated from the coding sequence ATGAGTCTGATTCTACAAAATATTTCCAAACACATCTCTTTAACTCCTGAAGAAGAGTTGCTTTTTCTTTCTAAAACCGAGACCAAACACTTCAAAGCCAAAACCATTCTTCAACACGCCGGTCAAGTCTGCAAAGAAGGTTATTTTGTCAATTCGGGCTTACTTCGAAGTTTCAATATCAATGACAATATAGTCGAACACGTACTGAGTTTTGCCTGCGAAGATTGGTGGATTAGCGACATGTACAGTTTGCTGTCTCAAAAACCGGGCAATCTCTTTATCGAAGTCTTAGAAGATGCCGAAGTGGTTGTATTAACTAAAGAAAACCAAGAGCAACTGTATTTGGAAATTCCGAAACTGGAACGTTTTTTCAGAATCCTTATCGAAAATTCTTTGGTAGCCAACCAAGAAAGATTAATGGACAACCTAAGCCTAACTGCCGAAGAACGATTTGACAAGTTCTGCAAAAAATACCCAACATTGATTCAAAAAGTGCCTCAAAAACAAATTGCTTCTTTTATTGGCGTCACGCCGGAATTCTTTAGTAAAATGAAAGCACGGATGCTAAAGAAGTAG
- a CDS encoding NADPH-dependent FMN reductase → MTKKILAFGASNSSDSINKQLASYASKQFKNASVDLLDLNDYEMPIYSKDREKKDGFPQLAHDFYQKIGEADFILISFAENNGNFTAAFKNILDWTSRINSKTFQEKPLLLLATSPGARGGGTVLDIAVKRMPFQGGIVKGSFSLPSFNDNFKEGKITNETLDSDLKKIIKEINL, encoded by the coding sequence ATGACTAAAAAAATACTGGCTTTTGGCGCTTCAAACAGCAGCGACTCTATCAATAAACAATTGGCTTCTTATGCTTCGAAACAGTTTAAAAATGCAAGTGTTGATCTTTTAGATTTAAACGATTACGAAATGCCTATTTATTCCAAAGACCGCGAAAAGAAAGACGGCTTTCCGCAATTGGCGCACGATTTTTACCAAAAAATTGGTGAGGCTGATTTTATTCTGATTTCGTTTGCCGAAAACAACGGCAATTTCACCGCGGCATTTAAAAACATTTTAGATTGGACATCGCGTATCAACAGTAAAACCTTTCAGGAAAAACCATTGCTTTTATTGGCAACTTCGCCCGGAGCGCGTGGTGGCGGAACCGTTTTGGATATAGCTGTAAAACGAATGCCTTTTCAAGGAGGAATTGTAAAAGGTAGTTTTTCCTTACCCAGTTTCAATGATAATTTCAAAGAGGGAAAAATCACTAATGAAACGCTCGACAGTGATTTAAAAAAAATAATAAAAGAAATCAATCTATAA
- a CDS encoding OsmC family protein, whose translation MANLLENNVEGKIGTQKYLCTISWRNGTLLMDEPESVGGNNIGPDPFSTFLASLAGCTLSTLRMYIDRKGWDIPEINISLNLAQEMTPELETSISRTITFSTNISEEQKERLLVIAEKCPISKILKNKITINTTI comes from the coding sequence ATGGCAAATCTTTTAGAAAATAACGTAGAAGGAAAAATTGGTACCCAAAAATATTTATGCACCATTTCTTGGCGTAACGGAACCTTATTAATGGACGAACCGGAAAGCGTTGGCGGAAATAATATTGGTCCCGATCCGTTTTCAACATTCTTGGCTTCACTAGCCGGTTGTACTTTATCAACTTTGCGAATGTACATTGACCGCAAAGGTTGGGATATTCCTGAAATCAATATTTCCCTAAACTTAGCTCAGGAAATGACTCCCGAATTGGAAACCAGTATTTCAAGAACCATCACTTTTTCAACTAACATTAGTGAAGAACAAAAAGAACGTTTATTGGTCATTGCGGAAAAATGTCCGATTTCGAAGATTCTGAAAAACAAAATAACCATTAATACGACAATATAA
- a CDS encoding GNAT family N-acetyltransferase, with protein MNNEVQLKIEGKKGFFYIDVDGKQEAMMTFIFAGEDKIIIDHTEVNPGNEGKGFGKKMVTKAVEYARENGIKIIPLCPFAKSVFDKVPEFRDVL; from the coding sequence ATGAACAACGAAGTACAACTTAAAATCGAGGGTAAAAAAGGCTTTTTTTACATCGATGTTGATGGCAAACAAGAAGCGATGATGACTTTTATTTTTGCAGGAGAAGATAAAATCATTATCGACCATACTGAAGTCAATCCGGGAAATGAAGGCAAAGGTTTTGGTAAAAAAATGGTCACCAAAGCCGTAGAATATGCGCGCGAAAACGGCATCAAAATTATTCCGCTTTGTCCGTTTGCGAAAAGCGTTTTTGACAAAGTTCCTGAATTTAGAGACGTTTTATAA
- a CDS encoding acyl-CoA desaturase: MNTTTPIFSKTDSLKFFRTLNSRVNNYFKENNLDRTGNWKLHLKTFVMFSIFLTPYFILLAMQMPIWAYLLLNVVIGIGMAGVGMNVMHDGNHGAYSSKSWVNKIMGGSIYILAGNVYNWQVQHNVLHHTYTNILGHDEDLEAGRIMRFTKEAKWYKFHKFQHYYSVFLYGLLTFNWAITTDFLQMKRYLKRNLSYGEFKKPVIRWTTLIITKIIYFSIWIVIPIVLGVTWWKVVLGFLVMHYTAGVILSVVFQLAHVVEETENPIPDENGEIENTWAIHQLFTTANFAPKNWLVNYYTGGLNHQVEHHLFPNISHVHYDKIADIVKQTAKECELPYYEFKTTRAAIASHFKHLRELGRQPQLA; encoded by the coding sequence ATGAATACCACAACACCCATTTTTTCTAAAACTGATAGTTTAAAATTCTTTAGAACCCTAAATTCAAGAGTAAACAACTATTTCAAAGAAAACAATCTTGACCGAACCGGAAACTGGAAACTACATTTGAAAACTTTCGTTATGTTTTCTATTTTCCTAACACCTTATTTTATTTTATTGGCAATGCAAATGCCTATTTGGGCTTACCTTTTACTTAACGTTGTAATTGGTATCGGAATGGCAGGCGTTGGAATGAACGTAATGCACGATGGTAATCACGGCGCTTATTCTTCTAAATCATGGGTCAATAAAATCATGGGCGGAAGTATCTACATTTTGGCCGGAAACGTTTACAATTGGCAAGTACAACACAATGTTTTACATCATACTTACACCAATATTTTAGGGCACGATGAAGATTTAGAAGCCGGAAGAATCATGCGTTTCACCAAAGAAGCCAAATGGTATAAATTCCATAAATTCCAACATTATTACTCTGTGTTCTTGTACGGATTATTGACTTTCAATTGGGCAATCACAACCGATTTCCTTCAAATGAAACGTTATTTGAAAAGAAACTTATCTTACGGCGAATTCAAAAAACCGGTAATTCGTTGGACTACTTTAATCATCACTAAAATCATTTATTTCTCTATTTGGATAGTAATTCCTATTGTTTTAGGCGTGACTTGGTGGAAAGTAGTTTTAGGATTTTTGGTAATGCATTACACTGCCGGAGTTATCTTAAGTGTGGTATTCCAATTAGCTCACGTAGTTGAAGAAACCGAAAACCCAATTCCGGATGAAAATGGTGAAATAGAAAATACTTGGGCAATTCACCAATTGTTTACTACTGCTAACTTCGCTCCTAAAAACTGGTTGGTTAATTATTACACCGGTGGTTTAAATCACCAAGTGGAACATCATTTATTCCCCAATATCAGTCACGTTCATTACGACAAAATTGCAGACATCGTAAAACAAACAGCTAAAGAATGTGAACTGCCTTATTACGAATTCAAAACAACCCGAGCGGCTATTGCCTCGCATTTCAAGCACTTAAGGGAATTAGGAAGACAACCTCAATTAGCATAA
- the fabD gene encoding ACP S-malonyltransferase, with product MKAYVFPGQGAQFTGMGKDLYENSALAKDLFEKANEILGFRITDIMFEGTAEALKETKVTQPAVFLHSVILAKTLDNFKPDMVAGHSLGEFSALVANGALSFEDGLKLVSKRAIAMQKACEIKPSTMAAVLGLDDKIVEDVCATIDGVVVAANYNCPGQLVISGEFSAVEKACEAMKAAGAKRALLLPVGGAFHSPMMEPAREELAAAIEATAFNTPSCPVYQNVTASAISDANEIKKNLIIQLTAPVRWTQSVQQMVKDGATSFTEVGPGKVLVGLVNKIDREVETHSA from the coding sequence ATGAAAGCATATGTATTCCCTGGTCAAGGCGCTCAATTCACCGGAATGGGCAAAGACTTATATGAAAATTCAGCTTTAGCAAAAGACTTATTCGAAAAAGCCAATGAAATATTAGGTTTCCGAATTACAGATATTATGTTTGAAGGAACAGCCGAAGCATTAAAAGAAACCAAAGTGACGCAACCGGCTGTATTTTTACACTCGGTAATCTTGGCTAAAACTTTAGACAATTTTAAACCTGATATGGTCGCGGGGCATTCACTTGGTGAGTTTTCAGCATTGGTAGCCAATGGTGCTTTGTCTTTTGAAGACGGCTTGAAATTGGTTTCAAAAAGAGCCATCGCCATGCAAAAAGCCTGCGAAATCAAACCCTCAACGATGGCTGCGGTTTTAGGTTTGGATGATAAAATTGTGGAAGACGTTTGTGCCACTATCGACGGCGTTGTTGTGGCGGCGAATTACAACTGTCCTGGACAATTGGTGATTTCGGGCGAATTCTCAGCAGTAGAAAAAGCTTGTGAAGCAATGAAAGCCGCTGGTGCAAAACGTGCTTTATTGTTGCCTGTTGGTGGTGCTTTCCATTCCCCAATGATGGAACCGGCTCGTGAAGAATTGGCTGCCGCGATTGAAGCAACAGCTTTCAACACACCGAGTTGTCCGGTTTATCAAAACGTAACGGCGAGTGCAATTTCTGATGCTAACGAAATAAAGAAAAACTTAATCATTCAATTAACCGCTCCGGTAAGATGGACACAATCGGTACAACAAATGGTTAAAGACGGCGCGACTAGTTTTACTGAAGTCGGACCCGGAAAAGTCTTGGTTGGTTTGGTTAATAAAATCGACAGAGAAGTGGAAACCCATTCTGCCTAA
- a CDS encoding pyridoxal phosphate-dependent aminotransferase, which produces MSILSDRINNLSTSQTLAMAALARELKAQGKDIISLSLGEPDFNTPDFIKEAAKKAIDENYSTYSPVDGYGELKEAICRKFKRDNNLDYKPANIVVSTGAKQSLYNIAQVMLNDGDEVILPAPYWVSYYEIIRLSGGVPIEVPTSVESNFKMTAAELEKAITPKTKMMWFSSPCNPSGSVYNREELTAIGKVLEKYPNIYIVSDEIYEHINFSGTFCSIASIPGLFDRTITVNGVAKAFAMTGWRIGYIGAPEFIAKACTKMQGQVTSGANSIAQRATITAVDADPSVLNEMVAAFKNRRNLVVELAKEIPGFKINVPEGAFYLFPDVSAYFGKTLRGKLIANADDFSMYLLSEANVATVTGDAFGNPNCIRLSYATSEALLTEAFKRIKEALV; this is translated from the coding sequence ATGAGCATTTTATCAGACAGAATCAACAATTTATCTACTTCACAAACATTGGCTATGGCGGCTTTGGCCAGAGAATTAAAAGCCCAAGGAAAAGATATTATCAGTTTAAGTTTAGGCGAACCTGATTTCAATACACCCGATTTTATCAAAGAAGCTGCGAAAAAAGCCATCGATGAAAATTACAGCACTTACTCTCCGGTCGACGGTTACGGAGAACTGAAAGAAGCCATTTGCAGAAAATTCAAAAGAGATAATAATTTAGATTACAAACCGGCTAACATCGTAGTTTCTACAGGTGCAAAACAATCTCTATACAACATTGCGCAAGTGATGTTGAACGATGGTGATGAAGTAATTTTGCCTGCACCATATTGGGTTTCTTATTACGAAATCATCAGATTGTCCGGTGGCGTTCCAATTGAAGTACCAACTTCTGTAGAAAGTAATTTCAAAATGACCGCAGCAGAATTAGAAAAAGCCATCACGCCAAAAACCAAAATGATGTGGTTCAGTTCGCCTTGTAACCCAAGTGGTTCAGTTTACAATCGTGAGGAACTAACAGCCATTGGTAAAGTTTTAGAAAAATACCCAAACATTTATATCGTTTCTGACGAAATCTACGAACACATCAATTTCTCGGGAACCTTCTGCAGCATTGCTTCTATTCCCGGACTATTCGACAGAACCATAACAGTGAATGGTGTGGCCAAAGCTTTCGCGATGACCGGATGGAGAATCGGTTATATCGGCGCTCCGGAATTTATCGCCAAAGCTTGTACCAAAATGCAAGGCCAAGTAACTTCAGGTGCCAATTCCATTGCGCAAAGAGCTACGATTACTGCGGTTGATGCTGATCCAAGCGTTTTAAACGAAATGGTGGCAGCTTTCAAAAACCGAAGAAACTTGGTAGTTGAGTTAGCCAAAGAAATTCCTGGATTCAAAATCAATGTTCCTGAAGGTGCTTTTTATTTGTTCCCGGATGTTTCAGCCTACTTCGGAAAAACTTTGCGCGGAAAATTAATCGCCAATGCCGATGATTTCTCGATGTATTTGTTGTCAGAAGCCAATGTGGCGACCGTAACCGGAGACGCTTTCGGAAACCCAAATTGCATTCGCCTTTCGTATGCTACCAGCGAAGCATTACTAACCGAAGCATTCAAAAGAATCAAAGAAGCACTAGTTTAA
- the rsmG gene encoding 16S rRNA (guanine(527)-N(7))-methyltransferase RsmG translates to MEEIIKQFPNLTENQLLQFQKLEALYQDWNAKINVISRKDIDELYTKHVLHSLAIAKIQPFEPGTYILDVGTGGGFPGIPLAILFPETRFYLIDVIAKKIKVVKAVADDLGLKNVKAEQMRAENVKGDYDFIISRAVTNMPDFVSWIKDKIKKQNKHELKNGILYLKGGDLTEELKDFLKATEYNIAEFFKDEFFETKKVVHLPLKFKA, encoded by the coding sequence ATGGAAGAAATTATCAAACAATTTCCTAATCTTACTGAAAATCAACTCTTACAGTTTCAAAAATTAGAAGCTTTATACCAAGATTGGAATGCGAAAATCAATGTAATTTCCCGAAAAGATATAGACGAATTGTATACCAAACACGTTTTGCATTCTTTGGCTATTGCCAAAATTCAACCTTTTGAACCCGGAACTTATATTTTAGACGTAGGAACCGGTGGTGGATTTCCCGGAATTCCATTGGCGATTTTGTTCCCGGAAACGCGTTTTTATCTGATTGATGTGATTGCCAAAAAGATAAAAGTTGTCAAAGCTGTTGCTGATGATTTGGGGTTAAAAAATGTTAAAGCCGAACAAATGCGTGCTGAAAATGTCAAAGGAGATTATGATTTTATCATTAGTCGTGCCGTGACCAATATGCCCGATTTTGTGTCTTGGATTAAAGACAAAATCAAAAAGCAAAACAAACACGAATTGAAAAACGGAATTCTGTATTTAAAAGGTGGTGATTTAACTGAAGAGTTAAAAGATTTTCTGAAAGCAACAGAATACAACATAGCGGAATTCTTCAAGGATGAATTCTTCGAAACCAAAAAAGTAGTTCATTTGCCTTTGAAGTTTAAAGCATAA
- the purT gene encoding formate-dependent phosphoribosylglycinamide formyltransferase has translation MTKKILLLGSGELGKEFVIAAQRIGQTVIAVDSYENAPAMQVAHGFEVINMLDGAELDRIVSKHQPDFIVPEIEAIRTERFYDYEKQGITVVPSAKAANFTMNRKAIRDLAAKDLGLRTANYRYATSAEELQKAVTEVGLPCVVKPLMSSSGKGQSTIKSEADIAKAWQYAEEGSRGDIIEVIVEAFVNFNSEITLLTVTQNNNPTLFCAPIGHRQERGDYQESWQPAQVSDKDLFEAQDMAEKITEAIGGAGLFGVEFFLTNEGVYFSELSPRPHDTGMVTLAGTQNFNEFELHLRAILSLPIFEITLEKAGASAVILAHGNSTNLTYTGISDVASLPKTDFRIFGKPTSRPYRRMGVVLTNDSLNTPIETIVEKAKETAKLVTVNL, from the coding sequence ATGACAAAAAAAATATTATTACTCGGTTCCGGCGAATTAGGAAAAGAATTCGTCATCGCTGCACAAAGAATTGGGCAAACCGTCATCGCTGTCGATAGTTATGAAAACGCTCCGGCGATGCAAGTCGCTCACGGATTTGAAGTCATCAATATGTTAGATGGCGCAGAATTAGACCGAATCGTATCCAAACACCAACCCGATTTTATCGTTCCCGAAATCGAAGCCATTCGCACCGAACGTTTTTACGATTATGAAAAACAAGGCATCACAGTTGTACCATCAGCAAAAGCGGCCAATTTTACCATGAACAGAAAAGCGATTCGCGATTTAGCCGCCAAAGATTTAGGTTTAAGAACGGCCAATTATCGCTATGCTACTTCGGCTGAAGAATTGCAAAAAGCCGTTACCGAAGTTGGCCTTCCTTGTGTCGTAAAACCATTGATGAGTTCTTCCGGGAAAGGACAATCGACCATCAAATCTGAAGCCGATATTGCAAAAGCTTGGCAATATGCCGAAGAAGGTTCTCGTGGCGATATTATTGAAGTAATCGTTGAAGCTTTCGTTAATTTCAATTCTGAAATCACTTTGCTAACGGTTACCCAAAATAACAATCCAACGTTGTTCTGCGCTCCAATCGGTCACCGTCAAGAACGTGGCGATTATCAGGAAAGTTGGCAACCGGCTCAGGTTTCTGATAAAGACTTATTTGAAGCACAAGATATGGCCGAAAAAATTACTGAAGCCATTGGCGGTGCCGGACTTTTCGGTGTTGAGTTTTTCCTGACTAATGAAGGCGTTTACTTCTCAGAATTATCGCCAAGACCACATGATACCGGAATGGTTACTTTAGCCGGCACCCAAAATTTTAACGAATTTGAATTGCATTTGCGTGCCATTTTAAGTTTACCCATCTTTGAAATTACTTTAGAAAAAGCCGGGGCAAGTGCGGTGATTTTGGCCCATGGCAATTCGACCAATCTAACTTACACAGGAATTTCGGATGTAGCTTCGTTACCTAAAACTGATTTTCGTATCTTTGGAAAACCAACCTCCAGACCTTACCGAAGAATGGGCGTTGTTTTGACAAATGACTCTTTGAACACACCCATTGAAACCATAGTTGAAAAAGCTAAAGAAACAGCAAAATTAGTAACCGTAAATTTATAA
- a CDS encoding (4Fe-4S)-binding protein — protein MDANNLTKEYTNGEVTIVWQSGKCIHSANCVRNNPDVFKPKEKPWIIAENSTTEKIIETIKKCPSGALTYYLNKPQDD, from the coding sequence ATGGATGCCAACAACCTGACCAAAGAATACACTAATGGCGAAGTGACTATCGTGTGGCAATCGGGAAAATGCATACATTCTGCCAATTGTGTTCGCAACAATCCTGATGTCTTTAAACCTAAGGAAAAACCGTGGATTATTGCCGAAAACTCAACTACTGAGAAGATTATTGAAACTATCAAAAAATGCCCGTCGGGCGCTTTAACCTATTACTTAAATAAACCACAAGATGACTAA
- a CDS encoding DUF3037 domain-containing protein: MHEKHLYEYAVIRVVPKVEREEFINIGLLLFCKRQRYLRIEYHIVPEKIQSICAEFDINQLKENVESFVKIGQGKKDGGPIGAFEISERFRWLTAVKSSSIQTSRPHSGFSSDLDATFEKLYTELVL; this comes from the coding sequence ATGCACGAAAAACACTTATATGAATACGCCGTTATTCGTGTTGTGCCCAAGGTAGAGCGTGAAGAATTTATCAATATCGGATTGCTGCTTTTTTGTAAAAGGCAAAGATACCTGCGAATTGAATACCATATTGTACCCGAAAAAATACAGTCGATTTGTGCTGAATTTGATATCAATCAATTAAAGGAAAATGTAGAATCCTTTGTAAAAATTGGTCAAGGAAAAAAAGATGGTGGACCAATTGGCGCTTTCGAAATTTCGGAACGTTTCAGATGGTTAACAGCTGTTAAAAGTTCGAGCATACAAACGTCTCGACCACATTCGGGATTTAGTTCGGATTTGGATGCTACATTTGAAAAATTGTATACCGAATTAGTTTTGTAA
- a CDS encoding HipA family kinase, with product MNLDLRTVNVTRYITPLREGGSLPALAEADDDFKYVLKFRGAGHGVKALIAEFLGGQIASYLGLPVPELVFANLDEAFGRTEADEEIQDLLKFSQGLNLGLHYLSGAITYDAATNDCDALLASKIVWLDAFITNVDRTFKNTNLLIWKKELWLIDHGAAFYFHHSWDNWKANAVSPFALIKDHVLLPKATRLEEVNTEFTTKLNDLILKEIVNQIPEDWLQWEESAISPDEIKEVYFQFLTLRLANADIFLKQAQDARKTLI from the coding sequence ATGAATTTAGATTTACGAACAGTTAACGTAACCCGATATATTACGCCTCTTCGCGAAGGTGGTTCGCTTCCGGCATTGGCAGAAGCGGATGACGATTTTAAATATGTTTTGAAATTTCGCGGTGCCGGTCATGGTGTTAAAGCTTTGATTGCCGAATTTTTAGGCGGACAAATTGCAAGTTATTTGGGTTTGCCGGTTCCCGAATTGGTTTTTGCCAATTTAGACGAAGCCTTTGGCAGAACAGAAGCCGACGAAGAAATTCAGGATTTGTTGAAATTTAGTCAGGGCTTGAATTTAGGATTACATTATCTTTCGGGCGCAATTACTTATGATGCGGCGACCAATGATTGTGACGCATTATTGGCCTCAAAAATCGTTTGGTTGGATGCTTTTATTACTAATGTTGATCGAACGTTTAAAAATACCAATCTCTTAATTTGGAAAAAAGAATTGTGGTTGATTGACCACGGAGCCGCTTTTTATTTTCACCATTCTTGGGACAATTGGAAAGCCAATGCAGTTTCGCCATTTGCTTTGATAAAAGACCATGTTTTGTTGCCAAAAGCAACTCGATTGGAAGAAGTAAATACCGAATTCACCACAAAACTAAATGATTTAATTCTGAAAGAAATTGTGAACCAAATTCCGGAAGATTGGTTACAATGGGAAGAAAGCGCCATATCTCCTGACGAAATCAAAGAAGTCTATTTTCAATTTTTAACCCTCCGATTGGCGAATGCTGATATATTTTTAAAACAAGCGCAAGATGCACGAAAAACACTTATATGA
- a CDS encoding peptidoglycan DD-metalloendopeptidase family protein, translating into MENITDIFKNIQAVKVISRDIDYTDYIALDLSVTNENLANQKLTTAVAYEEYIQNYLENNKAKIAYGGYNETRNLYQRSTVFKNDNTDERNIHIGLDLWINESAPIYAALDGKIHSFQNNTALGDYGPTIILEHEIESFKFHTLYGHLSLDSLKDKKVGNFVQQGEQIGNLGLPPINGDYAPHLHFQIIIDMENKTGDYPGVCSSKTLSFYLRNCPDPNLLLKIN; encoded by the coding sequence ATGGAGAATATCACTGACATTTTCAAAAACATTCAAGCCGTTAAAGTCATTTCAAGAGACATTGATTATACTGATTATATCGCTTTGGATTTATCGGTGACCAATGAAAATTTGGCTAACCAAAAACTCACCACTGCGGTAGCTTACGAAGAATATATCCAAAACTACTTAGAGAATAACAAGGCTAAAATCGCTTATGGCGGTTATAATGAAACTCGAAATTTGTACCAAAGAAGTACGGTTTTCAAAAATGACAACACCGATGAACGCAACATTCACATTGGTTTGGATTTATGGATCAACGAATCGGCTCCTATTTATGCGGCTTTGGATGGAAAAATTCACAGTTTTCAAAACAATACGGCTTTAGGTGATTATGGCCCGACAATTATTTTGGAACATGAAATAGAAAGTTTCAAGTTTCATACTTTATATGGCCATTTGAGTTTGGACAGCTTAAAAGACAAAAAAGTTGGTAACTTTGTGCAGCAAGGAGAACAAATCGGTAATTTAGGTTTGCCTCCGATTAATGGAGATTACGCACCGCATTTGCATTTCCAAATCATTATCGATATGGAAAATAAAACCGGTGATTATCCCGGAGTTTGCAGTTCAAAAACGTTGTCATTCTATTTGCGTAATTGTCCTGACCCAAATTTGTTATTAAAAATTAACTAA
- a CDS encoding DUF6370 family protein, giving the protein MKKLLLVAFLTLGVTATNAQEKKQEQKPKIVEASCGQCQFGMKEKGGCDLAVRIDGKSYFVDGTDINKHGDAHAEDGFCSTIRKAEVVGEVKNGRFVASNFKLLPIEKHNHNDHDGHKH; this is encoded by the coding sequence ATGAAGAAATTACTTTTAGTTGCTTTCCTTACATTAGGAGTAACAGCAACGAATGCACAAGAAAAAAAGCAAGAACAAAAACCAAAAATCGTGGAAGCTTCTTGTGGCCAATGTCAATTTGGGATGAAAGAAAAAGGCGGCTGTGACTTGGCCGTTCGTATCGATGGAAAATCGTATTTTGTAGACGGAACCGACATCAACAAACACGGTGATGCCCATGCCGAAGATGGTTTTTGTTCTACCATCAGAAAAGCAGAAGTAGTTGGCGAAGTTAAAAATGGCCGATTTGTAGCTTCTAATTTCAAACTACTTCCAATAGAAAAGCACAATCATAATGACCATGATGGTCACAAACATTAA
- a CDS encoding pirin family protein: MKNTVLHKAHTRGHADHGWLNAHHTFSFASYYNPERVQFGVLRVLNDDIVASGMGFGTHPHDNMEIITIPLEGDLAHKDSMGNTEVIKFGDVQVMSAGTGIQHSEFNPNPDKRTNLLQIWVFPKYRNVEPRYQQITLDTSDRHNKLQQILSPNADDDGVWIHQDAWFHMGNLDKGIVLDYNRNKEGNGLYVFVIKGSVKVDGQDLGERDGLGITDFDKVTFEATTDAEILLMEVPMIQ; the protein is encoded by the coding sequence ATGAAAAATACCGTTTTACACAAAGCACACACTCGCGGACATGCCGATCACGGTTGGTTAAACGCACACCATACTTTTAGTTTTGCCAGCTATTATAACCCGGAAAGAGTTCAGTTTGGCGTCTTAAGAGTTTTGAATGATGACATTGTTGCCTCTGGTATGGGCTTCGGAACACATCCGCATGATAACATGGAAATTATCACGATTCCTTTGGAAGGCGATTTGGCGCATAAAGACAGTATGGGAAATACCGAAGTGATTAAATTTGGAGACGTGCAAGTGATGAGCGCCGGTACCGGAATTCAACACTCTGAATTCAATCCGAATCCGGACAAAAGAACCAATTTGTTGCAGATTTGGGTATTCCCGAAATACAGAAATGTAGAACCTCGTTACCAACAAATTACGTTAGACACTAGCGATCGTCACAATAAATTACAACAAATTCTTTCTCCAAATGCAGACGATGACGGCGTTTGGATTCACCAAGACGCATGGTTTCACATGGGTAATTTGGATAAAGGAATTGTTTTGGATTACAATCGCAACAAAGAAGGCAATGGACTTTATGTTTTTGTAATCAAAGGAAGCGTAAAAGTAGACGGACAAGATTTAGGAGAACGAGATGGCTTAGGCATCACCGACTTTGACAAAGTAACTTTTGAAGCTACTACGGATGCAGAAATATTATTAATGGAAGTTCCAATGATTCAATAA